CCTCCCGACCGCCCGGGTCAAGCGAAACGGCCAACCGAAACGGCGAGCCCGGCCCTCCCGGCCCGGCGCCCGCCATGGCAGGCTCCCCGGATGCATCCCGCCTTCCGTCAGGGCATTGCGGAAGCCTTCGGCGCCCAGATGGTCGCCATGGCCGCCACCTTCGTCGCCTTCGGGGCCGCCGTGCAGGCCGCCGGCTTCGGTCTGGGCTGGGGCCTCGCCTCCTCCGCCGGCATTTACGGCATGGCCGGGCAGATGGTGCTGCTCGGCGCCACCTCGGGCACCACCCCCGGCGCCGGCACGGCGGCCGTGGCGGGCTGCGTCATGGCCAATGCTCGCTTCCTGCCCATGGCCGCCGCCCTGGCCCCGCTCATCCGCGGCCCCCTCGCCCCGCTCTGCGTGCCCTTCGTCGCCATCACGCCCTGGGCCGCCGCGATGCGCCGCCTGCCCGACCTGCCGCCGCCCCACCGCGCCCGATGGTTCCTCGGCTTCGCCCTCGCCAGCTGGATTGTGGGCCTGCTCACCACCACCCTCGGCTATACTCTGGCCGGAAGCCTCTCCCCGGCCGTGCTGCGCCTCCTCCTCATGGTCAATGTGCTCTACTTTGCCCTCATGATCGCCGCCGGCCTCGCCCGGGGCGGCCCCTGGCGCGCCTCCCTCGGCGGCGCCGTCGCCGCCCCGCTCGCCCTCTTCCTCCCGCAGGGTGTCCCCCCGGCCTGGGGCATCCTCCTCGCCGCTCTCCTCGGCGGCACCGCCGCCTTCCTCCTGCGCCGCCGATGACGGAAGGCGGCTGGGCCCCGCTCCTGGCGGCGGTCCTCCTCATGCTCGCTCTGCGCGGCACCGGAATCGCCCTCGCCTGGCGCCTTCCGGCCGACCACCCCGCCATCGCCTGGGCCACCGCCGTCTCGGAGGCCGCCCTCTCCGCCTGGGTCGTCCTCGCCCTCGTCTCTCCCGGCCCCTGGCCCCTCGCGGCACGCCTCGCCGGGGCCGGCGTGGCCCTGGCCGTCTTCGCCCTCGCCGGGCGGCGCCTCCTCCCCGGCCTTGCCCTCGGCCTCGCGGCCATCTGGGCCGTGGGCCAAGTCCTGCCCTGATGGCGCCGCGCGAACAGCGGGCTACATGGGGCCCATGACCACCGAGCCACGCCGCGCCACAAATACGCCCCGAGGCGACGCCGGCTTGTCCCGTCCTGAGATGGCGGTCTGTCCCGGGGAGAGGAAGAAGGAATTCTTCCTCTCCCCGGACCCCTCACCATCATCTTCTTTCAGGCTTTGGATTGACTCGGCAGACAGTGCGCCTCGGGTCGATGACCCGAGGCGACTGCAGCGGCAGGAAGAAACCCCTCAGGCAGAGACACCGTCTCAGGACGGCGCGGCGGCAGCCAGAGGGGGATCCAAGGGCCTCAGGCCCTTGGCGGGGCTTCCAGGGGGCGGCGCCCCCTGGCGCCGGACCCGCCAGGACGGTTGGGCCCTCGCGCTGCTCCTCGCTGCCGTGCTGTTCTTGCCCTCCGGCGTGAGAGCAGCCCCCTCCGCCTGTCCGCAGCACCATCCGGGCGGCCAGGCCCCGGATATTCTGCGCCCGTCGTTGGGGGCCGGGGTGCGGGAGCTGTGTTTCGAGGCGTTCTCGGTCCTCCACAGCGGCGTGTCCCGCACGGCGCTGGCCGCGGCGGAGCACCTGACCCGGCGCCGCATCCAGCGGGCGCGGGAGATGGAGAGGGACGACGCTTTCCACGCCGAGGACGCGCTGCCGGAGGAGGAGCGGGCGCGCCTTTCCGATTATGCCCGCTCCGGCTTCGACCGGGGGCATATGGCGCCCTCCGGCGACATGCCGAGCGCGTCCGCACAGGCGGAGAGCTTCTCCCTCGCCAACATGGTGCCCCAGCACCCCGGCTCGAACCGCTGCCTGTGGGAGGGGATCGAGAGCACCGTGCGCGAGCTGGCGATGGAGGAGGGCGAGGTCTGGGTCCTGACCGGGCCGGTCTTCGAGGGCACGACGCTGCAGCGCCTGAACGGGCGGGTGCTGGTGCCGACCCTGCTCTACAAGGCCATTTACCTGCCCGGGCGCGGAGAGGCTGGGGTCTACCTTGCCCACAACGCGCCCGGCCTGGCCTGGCGCGCCGTCTCGCTGGACGGGCTGCGCGAGGTAGCGGGGCTGGACGCCTTTCCTGCCCTGCCCGCCGCTGTGAAGGCGCGCGCGATGGAACTGCCGGAGCCGCGCCCGAGCAACATCGCGGGCAGTTGCGAGAACCAGCCCCGGGGCACTCCCCCGGCCGCGCCCCCCGCGCCGCCGGAGCGGCCCGCCCCGTCCGGCAACCCGTCGGGTGGGCGGATCGGGCTGATCCTGGGCGGGGTTTTCGCGTTGGTGATGATCGTGGCCCTGGTCCGCGTACTCGGCCGCCGATGAGAGAGGGACAGGCCATGCCCTTCCACCCCTATGCCGACGAGGCCGCCACGCTCCGCATCGGCGGGCTGACGGCGGAGAACCGGCTGGACCGCGTCTCCCTCCACGGCAGCCTGGACCTCACGCGCGACCGTGCCGGGCTGGAGCGCGCCCGGCGGCTGAAAGCGCTGCTGGACGCCACTCTGGCCGCGTTGGAGGGAGAGGCAGAACGGCTGCCCGACGCGGTCCAGACCGGCCGGAACACGGATTCCGTCCGCAATCCTTTCGGCTGATCGTCACGGGGGCGCAGGGCCCGCCGGTGCAACAGCTGCCCGGGGCTCGTGCCTCGCACAAGGCCGGCGTGGAATCGACGGAGGGTGTCGGCCCTCCGGAATCGGGGCCGATCCTGCCCTTAGCAGTCGCCTCGGCTCATCGAGCCGAGGCGCACCGTCAGCCGGGCTCCCCCCAACTTCTGAAAGAAGATGATGGTGAGGGGTCCGGGGAGAGGAAGAATTCCTTCTTCCTCTCCGTGGCCACGGACCGGACGCGCAGGATCAGGCCGGACCTTGCCCGGCAGAGGCCAGCCAGTCCCGCAAGGGCCGCCACAGCACCGCCTCCGCCTTCATCCCTGCCGCCATCCCGATATGCCCGGCCGGCACGTCCAGCACCGTCGCCCCCGGCAGTCCGGCCGCCAGGGCCCGCGCGCTCTCCGGCTGCACGATCCGGTCCCCGCGCGGGATGGCGAGGAAGGAGGGGCCCCGCCAGTCGCGGGGGTCCACCGCCGCCCCTGCCACGCGCCAGGCGCAGGCAGCCGGGGTGTTGGCGCCGTACCACCCCCCCAGGCATTCGCGCGCTACGGGGGCGGGAAGGGGAATGCCGTCGTTCAGCCAGTCCTCCAGCGCCACGAAGTGGGCGGCGCGGGGAGAGGTGGGGTCGAGCCGCCCGAAGGCGCGGAACTTCCGGGCGATGCCGAAGGGATCCAGCCCCGCGAAGAGGAGCTGCAGCACGTCCACGGGCAGGGTGCCCGTGGTGCCGAGGGCGGGCTCGAGCCCTGGCAGCAGCCCGGCCACGGCGCGCGCGCGGGGTCCGGCGCTGCCGGCGTGGAAGTCCCAGGGGGTGGCCAGCAGCGCCAGGCCGCGCACCCGGGCCGGTGCCCGCAGGGCCGCGGCCAGGGCCAGCAGCCCGCCCATGCAGTAGCCCACCAGCGCCACTGGCCCGCCCGTGACTGCCAGGGCCGCGCCCAGCGCCCGCTCCAGCCGCCCGGCGATCCAGTCCGTGAGGGTGAAGCCCCGCTCCGCCGCGCCAGGGGCACCCCAGTCCAGCAGCAGCGGCCGGACACCGTGCCCGGCCAGCCAGCGCAGCATGGAGTGGCCGGGCATGAGGTCCAGCACCGTCGCGCGGTTCACCAGGGAGGGGACGAAGAGCGCCGCGGGTCCCTCTCCGCCGTAATCCAGCAGCCGGGCCGGCCCTTCGGACCACAGGGCGGGCGGATCGGGCATCTCCCGCCGCCAGGGGTGGGCACGGTAGGCCGCGATGCCCCGGAGCAGGGCGGCGTCCTCCCGCGCGAGGCGCTGCCAGACGGCGGCGGCGAAATCGCCCGTCCCGGTGCCCTTTCTCTCAGCGCCCCCCTTCTCAGCGCGGGCGCCGAGTTCCCGCAGGATCCGCGCGTGTTCCGCCCGCCCCGCCGCCGAGCGCGGCGCGAAGCCCGGCCAACTCCCGCTCCACGGCGTCGAGCCGGGCGCGGAGGGAATCGCCGCCATCGTCACCAGGGCCCGGTTCACGGCCAGGGCCAGGTGCGCCGGCAGCGGCCGCGGGCCGCGCCGCGGCGTCATCGGGCGCCCCCGCGGGGGCGACGGGTGGCGGGAAAGGGAAAGGCGGGAATGGAGCGGCCGGGACGGGGGGCCAAGCCATGGCCGGGGGCGGGAAGGGGCCCGCGCCGGGTAGGCCGAAGCCGAGTGGGCCGAAGCCGGGCGGCACGACGCCGACCGGGAACCCCGGCCACCCGGGACCCGCTGTCCCGAAAGCGGGCGCCCCATACCCCATCGGCCCGGGGCCGGGCGGCCAGGGCGGCGCGGCCCGGGCCGCCTCCGCCCGGGCCGCCTCCGCCCAGGGATGGGTCCATTGCCGGAACGCTGCCGCGAGCGAGGCCGCCCAGGCCGAGAGGATCTCCGGGTCCATGGCCATCGCCGCCATCTCGCCCTGCCACAGCGCCACCCAGTCCGCCGCCAGGCGCGCCAGGTCCGGTGCTTCGCCCGGTCCCCCACCCGGCGACCCGTCCTCCGCCCCGCCGCTCTCCGAACCGCTCATGCATTCCCCAGCTGGCATCCCCGCCCGCGCATCCGTTCGCCGGGCCTGCCAGAGGGCCGCCCGCCCAAGCCCCCGGCCGGCCTTGCGCGACGCGCCTTCCGCAGCGCGGCAAAGCCGGTTTAGCATCGTCTCCCGGCACGGCAGAAGTCGCCAGCGGCCGGATCCCGCAGGAACCCCCGCGGGAACCACAGACCCGGTGGCAGCCCGGGGGAGGATGACCGGCCATGGCCAAGATGGACGCGCCCCAGGGAAATACGGCGGAGACCGCGCCGGAGACCCCGGTGAGCCCGCCCGTGGTGGTGAAGAAGTACGCCAACCGCCGGCTCTACAACACCGAGACCTCGTCCTACGTCACGCTGGAGGACTTGGCCGCCATGGTCCGCCAGGGCCGGCACTTCACCGTCTCCGACGCGAAATCCGGCGAGGACATCACCCGCTCCGTCCTCACTCAGATCATCGTGGAGGAGGAGAGCAAGGGCACGAACCTGCTGCCCATCCCCTTCCTGCGCCAGCTCATCGGCCTTTACGGGGACAGCCTGCAGGCCGTGGTGCCGCGCTACCTGGAG
This genomic window from Pararoseomonas sp. SCSIO 73927 contains:
- a CDS encoding AzlD domain-containing protein; this translates as MTEGGWAPLLAAVLLMLALRGTGIALAWRLPADHPAIAWATAVSEAALSAWVVLALVSPGPWPLAARLAGAGVALAVFALAGRRLLPGLALGLAAIWAVGQVLP
- a CDS encoding AzlC family ABC transporter permease, producing the protein MHPAFRQGIAEAFGAQMVAMAATFVAFGAAVQAAGFGLGWGLASSAGIYGMAGQMVLLGATSGTTPGAGTAAVAGCVMANARFLPMAAALAPLIRGPLAPLCVPFVAITPWAAAMRRLPDLPPPHRARWFLGFALASWIVGLLTTTLGYTLAGSLSPAVLRLLLMVNVLYFALMIAAGLARGGPWRASLGGAVAAPLALFLPQGVPPAWGILLAALLGGTAAFLLRRR
- a CDS encoding DNA/RNA non-specific endonuclease, encoding MRAAPSACPQHHPGGQAPDILRPSLGAGVRELCFEAFSVLHSGVSRTALAAAEHLTRRRIQRAREMERDDAFHAEDALPEEERARLSDYARSGFDRGHMAPSGDMPSASAQAESFSLANMVPQHPGSNRCLWEGIESTVRELAMEEGEVWVLTGPVFEGTTLQRLNGRVLVPTLLYKAIYLPGRGEAGVYLAHNAPGLAWRAVSLDGLREVAGLDAFPALPAAVKARAMELPEPRPSNIAGSCENQPRGTPPAAPPAPPERPAPSGNPSGGRIGLILGGVFALVMIVALVRVLGRR
- the phaR gene encoding polyhydroxyalkanoate synthesis repressor PhaR, yielding MDAPQGNTAETAPETPVSPPVVVKKYANRRLYNTETSSYVTLEDLAAMVRQGRHFTVSDAKSGEDITRSVLTQIIVEEESKGTNLLPIPFLRQLIGLYGDSLQAVVPRYLEATMGTFARQQEAMRRTAQEAMGGGMGGFNAFAPFEEMGKQNLAMLERAMSLFSPFPRGAGAGGTAPAGPADEVEAMREELAALREEVERLRAGRSTV
- a CDS encoding alpha/beta fold hydrolase, translated to MTPRRGPRPLPAHLALAVNRALVTMAAIPSAPGSTPWSGSWPGFAPRSAAGRAEHARILRELGARAEKGGAERKGTGTGDFAAAVWQRLAREDAALLRGIAAYRAHPWRREMPDPPALWSEGPARLLDYGGEGPAALFVPSLVNRATVLDLMPGHSMLRWLAGHGVRPLLLDWGAPGAAERGFTLTDWIAGRLERALGAALAVTGGPVALVGYCMGGLLALAAALRAPARVRGLALLATPWDFHAGSAGPRARAVAGLLPGLEPALGTTGTLPVDVLQLLFAGLDPFGIARKFRAFGRLDPTSPRAAHFVALEDWLNDGIPLPAPVARECLGGWYGANTPAACAWRVAGAAVDPRDWRGPSFLAIPRGDRIVQPESARALAAGLPGATVLDVPAGHIGMAAGMKAEAVLWRPLRDWLASAGQGPA